In one bacterium genomic region, the following are encoded:
- the grxD gene encoding Grx4 family monothiol glutaredoxin yields MSDVQQEIAKKVKENKILIFMKGTPTFPQCGFSAAVIDVFNRLGAPYQTVNVLEDPEIRDGVKAFSNWPTIPQIYIDGKFIGGCDIVREMYMRGELQPLVESATKQA; encoded by the coding sequence CCAAGAAAGTGAAAGAGAACAAGATCCTGATCTTCATGAAAGGGACCCCGACTTTCCCCCAATGCGGCTTTTCGGCGGCGGTCATCGACGTGTTCAACCGGCTCGGCGCGCCTTACCAAACGGTCAACGTCCTGGAAGACCCCGAGATCCGCGACGGCGTGAAGGCTTTTTCGAACTGGCCGACCATTCCCCAAATCTACATCGACGGAAAATTCATCGGCGGCTGCGATATCGTCCGCGAGATGTATATGCGGGGCGAGCTTCAACCGCTGGTCGAAAGCGCCACCAAGCAAGCCTGA
- a CDS encoding DEAD/DEAH box helicase, producing the protein METTQRLFSELGLSEPLLDSLEKAGYRHPSPIQEAAIPVALADNDLIGIAQTGTGKTLAFVLPLLEKLQGIPGTQAVILCPTREIALQTHHSIEKIGKPLKVHSVAIIGGKPIRAQANALKQKPSILVATPGRLCDHMERRNVDLGHIGYLVMDEADHMLDLGFLPQIRRILRVLPKDRQTLMFSATMPSQITQLANQYLNSPQRVEIARPGTAAEGIEHALYVVEPQYKREAILRILREEKESTLVFTRTKLDADWLSRLLQKEGHSVEAIHSDRSQGERIQALEGFKQGQCQILVATDIVARGIDVKGIAHVVNYDIPQSPEDYVHRSGRTARMNATGMASTLATWVEMHFVEQIEKLLGFQLPRKQVAGLPAFEETPAIPVTPFGRVGTRGKRVRLR; encoded by the coding sequence ATGGAAACCACTCAACGCCTCTTCAGCGAGCTCGGCCTCTCCGAACCCCTTCTCGACAGCTTGGAGAAGGCCGGTTACCGCCATCCCAGCCCGATTCAAGAAGCCGCCATCCCGGTGGCCCTGGCCGACAACGACCTGATCGGCATCGCCCAAACCGGAACCGGCAAGACCTTGGCCTTCGTCCTGCCGCTGCTCGAAAAATTGCAGGGCATCCCGGGAACCCAAGCGGTGATCCTCTGCCCAACCCGCGAGATCGCGCTCCAAACCCATCACTCCATCGAAAAGATCGGCAAGCCGCTCAAGGTCCACTCGGTGGCGATCATCGGCGGCAAGCCGATTCGGGCCCAGGCCAACGCTTTGAAGCAAAAGCCCTCGATCCTCGTCGCCACTCCCGGCCGGCTCTGCGACCACATGGAACGGCGCAACGTCGACTTGGGCCACATCGGCTACTTGGTGATGGACGAAGCCGACCACATGCTCGACCTGGGCTTCCTGCCCCAGATCCGGCGCATCCTCCGGGTCCTGCCCAAGGACCGTCAGACCCTGATGTTCAGCGCCACCATGCCCTCGCAGATCACCCAGCTGGCCAACCAGTACCTCAACAGCCCCCAGCGGGTCGAGATCGCCCGTCCCGGCACCGCGGCCGAGGGCATCGAGCACGCGCTTTACGTGGTCGAGCCCCAATACAAGCGCGAGGCGATCCTCCGGATCTTGCGCGAGGAAAAAGAATCAACCCTGGTCTTCACCCGCACCAAGCTCGACGCCGACTGGTTGAGCCGCCTGCTTCAGAAGGAAGGCCATTCGGTCGAGGCCATCCACTCCGACCGCAGCCAGGGCGAGCGGATTCAGGCCTTGGAAGGCTTCAAGCAGGGGCAATGCCAGATCCTGGTCGCCACCGACATCGTGGCCCGGGGCATCGACGTCAAGGGCATCGCCCACGTCGTCAACTACGACATCCCCCAGAGTCCCGAGGACTACGTCCATCGCAGCGGCCGAACCGCCCGGATGAACGCCACCGGCATGGCTTCCACCCTGGCGACCTGGGTCGAGATGCATTTCGTCGAGCAGATCGAAAAGCTGCTCGGCTTTCAACTGCCGCGCAAGCAGGTCGCCGGACTTCCGGCCTTCGAAGAGACGCCGGCCATCCCGGTCACGCCCTTCGGCCGCGTCGGCACCCGCGGCAAGCGGGTACGTCTACGCTAA